The following proteins are encoded in a genomic region of Candidatus Zixiibacteriota bacterium:
- a CDS encoding peroxidase-related enzyme (This protein belongs to a clade of uncharacterized proteins related to peroxidases such as the alkylhydroperoxidase AhpD.) yields the protein MAWIKKIPIEEATGQLKSIFDASIQRAGRVYQIVHIQSQNAPVLSAALDLYRAVMYGRSPLTRRQREMIATVVSTVNQCHYUIEAHGEDLRLTGVSTDDVQKLRSDWKTAPLGTVDRAICRYVEKLTREPASIAQADIQHLRDAGLDDRAIHDVCAVTAYFAYINRIADGLGVDLEPEMNPRDGI from the coding sequence ATGGCATGGATCAAGAAGATCCCAATCGAAGAAGCGACCGGGCAATTGAAGTCGATTTTCGATGCGTCGATACAGAGAGCCGGACGAGTGTATCAGATTGTCCACATTCAATCGCAGAATGCTCCTGTGCTCTCAGCGGCCTTGGACCTCTACCGCGCGGTCATGTATGGACGGTCTCCTCTGACCAGGCGCCAACGTGAAATGATCGCCACTGTGGTCTCGACTGTCAATCAATGCCACTACTGAATTGAAGCTCACGGAGAGGATCTCCGTCTCACAGGTGTGTCCACCGACGACGTACAGAAACTAAGATCGGATTGGAAAACGGCGCCCCTGGGTACCGTAGACCGGGCGATTTGTCGGTACGTCGAAAAGCTGACGCGGGAACCGGCTTCGATCGCCCAGGCGGACATCCAGCACCTGCGCGATGCCGGGCTCGATGACCGCGCCATTCACGACGTATGTGCTGTGACGGCGTACTTTGCGTACATCAATCGTATCGCTGACGGGCTCGGCGTCGACTTGGAGCCGGAGATGAATCCACGAGATGGCATCTGA
- a CDS encoding sigma-70 family RNA polymerase sigma factor, producing the protein MPDAGDHNRNSLSDPRSWVDRHGDILYRFALARVKDRSAAEDLVQETFLAALQARSQFSGLSDEQTWLISILKHKVFDYFRRTSKEAISDTDLDSWTEDPDFRTGSLLPGSWKTGRHPADWAVDPDSTLEAKELRGLLKKCLDDLPSSLFRAFTLREVEEMPPEKVCNVLGVSTTNLRVMMYRARKSLRRCLEIHWLEERRTRKR; encoded by the coding sequence ATGCCCGATGCCGGAGACCACAATCGCAATAGTCTTTCCGATCCACGCTCATGGGTGGATCGGCACGGCGACATTCTCTATCGCTTCGCCCTCGCTCGCGTCAAGGATCGCTCCGCCGCGGAGGATCTCGTCCAAGAGACGTTTCTGGCCGCGCTTCAGGCACGCAGCCAGTTCTCAGGTCTCTCCGACGAACAAACTTGGCTGATATCCATCCTCAAACACAAGGTCTTTGACTACTTCCGCCGGACGAGCAAAGAGGCAATCTCCGATACCGATCTCGACTCGTGGACGGAAGACCCTGATTTTCGGACAGGTTCCCTTCTCCCCGGGTCCTGGAAGACGGGAAGACATCCGGCCGATTGGGCGGTCGATCCTGACAGCACACTGGAAGCCAAGGAGTTGAGGGGGTTGCTGAAGAAGTGCCTGGATGACCTCCCGAGCTCGCTCTTCCGTGCTTTCACCCTTCGCGAGGTTGAGGAAATGCCCCCAGAAAAAGTCTGTAACGTTTTGGGGGTCTCTACGACCAACCTGCGAGTCATGATGTACCGGGCCCGCAAGAGTCTGAGACGGTG